The sequence below is a genomic window from Coffea arabica cultivar ET-39 chromosome 8e, Coffea Arabica ET-39 HiFi, whole genome shotgun sequence.
ACTTGATGAAGAGTTTGACCCATTCCCGACCAGTCGAAGCCCAGACTTGGTAAGAATAAGGTATGATCGACTGAGAAGTGTGGCTGGTCGGATTCAGACTGTTGTTGGGGACATTGCAACTCAGGGGGAGCGTTTTCAATCACTGTTGAGTTGGAGAGACCCCCGTGCTACTGCAATCTTTGTTACATTCTGCCTTATAGCTGCATTGGTGATGTTTGTGACTCCTTTCCAGGTAATTGCAGCCCTGGCAGGCATATATGCAATGAGACATCCAAGATTTCGTTATCGATTGCCTTCGGTACCTATCAACTTCTTCCGTCGGTTGCCCGCGAAGACGGATAGTATGTTGTAAATTGGTGGCTGAATCTTCCCGTCAGCATCAGGGAAATAAATTATTCTACTTTAGGTCATAATCTAGCTTTTATGTCGACTGCTTATGTAATATGTTCTGGCCTAGGAAGTTCCTAAACTCACTACGTCGATACATGATGAAACAATCTGTTTGGCCCTGTGTACTTGTTATTTACTTGTAATAAAACAATGTCTTGTTATTTTTTTGATTGCTTTATCAAACAATCTGTTTGATAAACATTTCTTTCTTCCATGTCTCTGTTTGTGACACAGAACTAGATATTTCCTGAAAGGCTGGCCCCTTGGTATCAATAGTTGACTCTAGAAATCGATGAACGTTTCTGTTTATCTAAACCTGTACAGCTCTGAAAAGCGCACGATTAAAGCTAAGGCTCTGGAGCTTTTCATAAAATAATCTGTTGTGTGTGGATGAGATGAGATTCGGGAAGAAGTTGACCTTTACTAGTTCTCCATCCAAAGAACTTCAAATATAATTGCGCGGCCAACAAACTGACGTGCCTCCACCATTGCTCTAAAGAGAACAATTTCGGGAGACATTTTTATGCTACTACGTGCTTCCATGTCGAAGCAAAATTTTGAAGCTGCAAGCCTGCAACTACCCTTCCCTAGAAAAAGCCCAATGGAAAAAGCAAATTACATTCGAGTTGATTTTTTGGCATCAAGATGGCTGTCGTTTCTGTGGGTAAGAAGAAATCTAGAGCATCCAAAAAAGTTCAGACTGAGGATTTTGCTTTATTTCATTCCTTGGCCAAAATTTTGTTCCGAATTCCTGCTGCTCTTTTTCTCTTAATCCTCATTTTCCTCTGGTCTACTTCCACCACCTTTATTTCAGGTAACATTCTTCATGTGTGTTTGTCATCTCGGAAGCTCAACAACCTCTATTGCATATCTGCTGGGACGCAGCCAAATTTCCATATTCCTGTTCCACTCATCAACGGAAGTTCAGCATCCATCACCAGAGAAGAAAATGATGCTAGAAGCTTAGTTCAAACCACCTATAACAGCACGAAGAAAGGGAATGGGGATTCAGAAACTCTCTTTAACAGTGGAATGAAGGATGATACAAACAATGTTGGCAGTGTTGTGCAGGCGAACTTGGTTCCTACAGTCAACAACAGCACCAACTATGGTAGCAACAAATCAGCACCTCTCATTGGCAGCGAAAGAAAGAGTGATGTTCAAGCCGTTGATGGTGTGATTAGGAATGCAATTTCTACAGTCTATAAGAGCAGTAACAAGTACCTGGATGAGGAAGTGATGACGGCCTTGAATCAAGTGGAGGACCAGCTTCGTATTCATCGATCATGGATATCTTTTGATCAGAGCCACACAAATTGTGATGGGAGGGGAGTGTATGTTTATGAACTTCCCCCCAAGTTCAACAAAGATATATTGGCTCAGTGTGGTGATATTTTTCCTTGGGCTAATCTCTGTAAATATTTCAGCAATGACGCCTTAGGTGAGCCGATACAGAAGCTTGGTAAAGGCTGGTATCACACTCACCAGTACTCACTGGAGCCAATCTTCCATTCAAGGGTTCTAAAGCATACTTGTAGGGTATACAATGAAAATGAAGCCAAGCTATTTTACGTACCATTCTATGGTGGGCTTGACATCTTGCGATGGAATTTCAAGAATGTTTCAGATGATGTAAAAGACTCTTTATCCTCAGAACTGATAAGATGGCTTGAGACACAAAAGCCTTGGTTTCAGAAGTCAGGTAAAGATCACGTCTTTGTCTTAGGCAAAATCACCTGGGATTTCAGGAGATATGACAGAGAGTCATGGGGCACAAGGTTCTTGGAGCTTGATGAAATGCAGAATCCGATAAAGCTTCTGATTGAACGGCAGCCTTGGCGTATCAATGACATTGGCATCCCACATCCAACATACTTCCATCCCCAGACAGATGATGACATAATCACGTGGCAGCTGAAGCTAATCAGATCACGGCGTGGAAGCCTCGTGAGCTTTGCTGGGGCGGCAAGATCTGGTGCTCCAAAGAACATAAGATCCATCCTGATCGAGCAATGTACTTCAGCTAGAAAAGGAAACTGCAGATTCCTAAACTGCGGTTCAGGTGCTTGTGATCAACCCGAGTCACTGATTGAGATATTCATGGAATCTGAGTTCTGCTTACAACCTCCAGGTGACAGCGCAACAAGAAAATCAGTGTTTGATTCTCTTATATCAGGTTGCATTCCAGTACTCTTTGATCCTTTCACAGCTTACTATCAATATGCATGGCATTTACCAGAAGATCACGAGAAGTATTCAGTATTCATAGATGAAGATGCGGTGAGAAACAGGCAGGTCAATTTTGCTGAAAGGCTAGAGAAGATTCCTATAAAGGAAAGAGAGGACATGAGAAGGTATATAGTCTATGACCTATTACCTGGACTCCTGTATGGAGATTCAAATTCAAAGCTTGAGAAATTTCAGGATGCTTTTTCGATAACAATGAATAATCTGATTGAAAGGGTGAACAGATTATAGTGGATGGAGAGGTTGATAAGACATTTTGTTCGTGTAAATTATATTCGGTAGTGGTAAAtgggaccttttttttttttttttttttgagaaacagGGAGAGGATAGGGGATTTGTAGCTGCAAATAGGATGTCACTGAAAAGAGAataatttgttttgtttgtctggattgcattttttttaaaaaaattattgtaatgatttgatatatatgaggtaaaaagatgattgaaaaacgtaataatttttctttgaaaaattactGTCCAAATAAGGTAATTCTGCTTAtgtaattttaaatttctttaaagATAATTGTAAATTGTCGATTGCTTGCACTGCCATTCAATCTCCACTGCTCAGTGGtctctttttcttcaatttcttaacTTGGTTCATACCTAAAGTTTACATAGGTATCTACCTAATACGCGCTGATCATTATTGCAGCGTAATTTGATATTCTAAAGTTCATTGTACGTATATTACTACAACTTTGGTAAAAcaaatattaatcatatgaaatgTGAACACATGTATTAAAGTCTCATAACTTGACGATCAAGAGTCCCTACAGCTGTTGTCAGATCTATCCATTGTCAGAAACTCAGATCATATCATATGTTACGACAAAAGAAGCATCAATTCAATATGCAAGAAAATGAACTGTAAATTGACATTAGCATTACTTAATGCAAGAATCTCGGAATCCTGCAGCAGTAGTTCTGTCCCTCTCAAACTCGGACGCGGGGCTGGAGCGGTTGTTCTGACAACCGCTCCGGAAGGTGTAACACCATTTGTACATGGTGTAACATCATCTGTACAAGGTGTAACAATAGAACAACAACGAGTaaaatagaacaacatttttgtGAGTCCTACACAacgtgaaaatcgagttacaaaaTGTGATGTGAACCGCACAAATTTCTAAGGCCTCATCCAGGCCGTGAACTGGACAACCGTCCAGGCCCCTCGTCCCTCAAACTCTGCCTCTCACCTCACCGCCTGCGTCTGTCTTCTGTAGTTTTGTCGTATTGCTTTTTCGGTCAAAGAGTCCAGACTTGAATTTTGCCCTTCCTATTGTCCAAATTCCTAACGAACAAGTGGAAACATATTCTTCGTCCAGAGTCTTCCCAAATCCAGAATAAACATTTTGCATCAAGAAAGTGCAATGGACCATGATGCCACAAAAACGGGCATCATTTTCCGAATTCTTGAACCAAATGCCCCTTCTTTCCAATTTTCAGCACAAAAGATTTCTCATTTCCCAAATGTGAACCCGGTTTCAAATTTGAGCATCTACCATGACCCTTTCACACACctcaccaaaaaaataaaaataaaaataaaaagataaaaaggacTTGGTGTGCAATTAACCCTTTGCTAAGAAAGGGGTCTATTCTGGAAGGAAAAACCATAGCCTCATCCCATGGACGGACGGTGGCACACCATTCCCCGTTCACATCATCCCCACCCAAAATTTGCCCATCATTTCACAGTCAAATCCCACGTATGTTTGTGCTCCGTTATATTAGCTGCCCATCTGCCACGTGTAAAATTTCGGCGCCCACGAATACTTACACGGACTAGAGGGCATTTTATTATTTCTCTTGAAAATAAAAACGTCTCAATCGACAAAATATGTATAAAGTAGACCTACCCCTGCGCACAGTCCTCATGTTCTCTTTTTCAACTCGCCTTATCAGGAGATCATTTTGCGTGTCGAAGCAATTCTCGATTCTATCCAAAGCCCATCTCAAGTCCCCGCATATTTCGTCTGTTCCTTCAATTTCTCAGCCTGTCGCAGCAAGTTTTTTGAAATCTTGGTCTTGTCAAAGCATAAAAGACCCAGCTTTTCTGAATTTGAGGTCAGATCATACGATGGCCACCCAGTCCAGCGCCCCTCAATTAGTCCATGACTTCACTGTAAAGGTTTGTTTTGCTTGTTCTGCTTCTTTCTTTAACGTTTTGGTCTTTATTTGCGTGGTTGGTATGTGATTGTTTGTTGTGCATCTGATTTTGGggtaataatttatttgagataaagAATACTACTGCAATCTGTTTCCTGGGTTTTATGTTTGTATTCTGGATTCGGAATATGAGATTATTTTTCAGAAGTTCGAACTTTATTTCTCAATGGAATAATTGACGGACTTGGTTGGTTTTGACTGTCTGAGGGTGAACCTGACTATTTGGTACACCCCACCCCCAAAAACCCCTCTTTTCTCTTGAAATAAGGAGGAGAGGTGTTAAAGTTCGAAGCATGTCACAGGCGGTGACAATCATGCCCGTTTTAAGATGAGAAAGAAAGGCCTTATCTTTCAATCCTGGAGTATTTGGTTATTATTATACTGGCAGTTATTCACAATTATTATGCGTAATGTTACAAGATTTGTTAGCCCTTGCTGGTTGTAGAAGTTTtctaatgctttttttttttttttccaattgcaGGATGCCAGAGGGAATGATGTTGATCTTAGCCAATACAAGGGAAAGGTCCTTTTGATTGTCAATGTTGCATCTCAGTGGTACGGATTTTCAGCTTTTGATGTTTATACTGTTTGGTTTGTAATCTTAATAATGATTGAAGGATAAGTTAGGAAATATGCTCCTTGACAtggtttttcttttgaataaaCTGATTTAGCCATATGTAGACAGACAACGCATAGACAGACAATGCAAAGAAATGGCTTCAGTGTGTCTGGTGCATCAGTGCATGCGTACATATCAAAAGGATTTCTCTCCTTGTTGACCGAACCTTTTGGATACGTTCTAAAATGGCATACTGACAGAGTTGTTAATGGAATTCAAATCTGCTGCAGTTTTTCGTTGTTTGTTCATTCTTTAGGTGCTTCTCGTCCATGGTTGGTTGGTTTTTCTAGTCTCTGTTAATAAACTGTCCTTCTAAGCTTCGCATATGGTGAGATGAAAGAGTCTCGAGGAAGAAAAGGTTTTTATATGTTGAACTTCTTTTCTTCCGAACGGTTTAAGACTTTTCTACTCAGCAGTCACCGCCTAAGAatgttttcttccttcttcgaTCCTCAtcatgtggtttttttttttccaagttttCTTGGTTATCTTATCGCCTCAAGACTTGAAGCTGGTTCTTTGCAAGTCTATTGTTTTTCAATTCATCAAAATGGTTCTCCTGGATTTGTTAGTCAACTAGAAAGTGAAGACCCAACAGTCTTGCCCAGTTCCTGACTGTTGTTGTCTTGCATGGACTTATTTGATATCTTTTTCTTGCTTGACCTTATTTCTTCAATCT
It includes:
- the LOC140013020 gene encoding xyloglucan-specific galacturonosyltransferase 1-like produces the protein MAVVSVGKKKSRASKKVQTEDFALFHSLAKILFRIPAALFLLILIFLWSTSTTFISGNILHVCLSSRKLNNLYCISAGTQPNFHIPVPLINGSSASITREENDARSLVQTTYNSTKKGNGDSETLFNSGMKDDTNNVGSVVQANLVPTVNNSTNYGSNKSAPLIGSERKSDVQAVDGVIRNAISTVYKSSNKYLDEEVMTALNQVEDQLRIHRSWISFDQSHTNCDGRGVYVYELPPKFNKDILAQCGDIFPWANLCKYFSNDALGEPIQKLGKGWYHTHQYSLEPIFHSRVLKHTCRVYNENEAKLFYVPFYGGLDILRWNFKNVSDDVKDSLSSELIRWLETQKPWFQKSGKDHVFVLGKITWDFRRYDRESWGTRFLELDEMQNPIKLLIERQPWRINDIGIPHPTYFHPQTDDDIITWQLKLIRSRRGSLVSFAGAARSGAPKNIRSILIEQCTSARKGNCRFLNCGSGACDQPESLIEIFMESEFCLQPPGDSATRKSVFDSLISGCIPVLFDPFTAYYQYAWHLPEDHEKYSVFIDEDAVRNRQVNFAERLEKIPIKEREDMRRYIVYDLLPGLLYGDSNSKLEKFQDAFSITMNNLIERVNRL